One genomic window of Nevskia ramosa DSM 11499 includes the following:
- a CDS encoding cytochrome P450, with protein MDIAINDAERARTMPLEDFDVSDVSLYQREALHPYFERLRKEAPVHYCKDSLYGPYWSITKFHDIVAIDTNHKQFSSDHTNGSFVLDDTTLNAVEGGISMPNFLGMDQPVHDVHRMAVSPIVAPANLLRFESLIRSRTRDLFDSLPIGETFNWVDQVSIPLTTMMLATLLDFPFADRAKLTRWSDVVTTRPGYGLVDTWEQRTAELMECLGYFQNLWDERQKLPPKADLISMLAHSPAMQGMTPTDFLGMLVLLIVGGNDTTRSSMSGSAMAAHLFPGEFAKAKADPSLLASIVPEVIRWQTPISHMRRTAIEDVEFRGQQIRKGDKVVMWYLSGNRDEEVIDRPQDFIADRPRARHHLSFGFGIHRCLGNRLAELQIKVLWEEMLQRYSRIEVVGEPLRVPSNLIHGYVEMQVRLHA; from the coding sequence ATGGATATCGCAATCAACGACGCCGAGCGCGCCCGCACGATGCCGCTCGAGGATTTCGACGTCAGCGACGTCAGCCTGTATCAGCGCGAGGCGCTGCATCCGTATTTCGAGCGCCTGCGCAAGGAAGCGCCGGTGCATTACTGCAAGGACAGCCTGTACGGCCCGTACTGGTCGATCACCAAGTTCCACGACATCGTCGCGATCGACACCAACCACAAACAGTTCTCGTCCGATCACACCAACGGCAGCTTCGTGCTCGACGACACCACGCTGAACGCGGTCGAGGGCGGCATCTCGATGCCGAACTTCCTCGGCATGGATCAGCCGGTGCATGACGTGCACCGCATGGCAGTCAGCCCGATCGTCGCTCCCGCCAACCTGCTGCGCTTCGAAAGCCTGATCCGCAGCCGTACCAGGGATCTGTTCGACAGCCTGCCGATCGGTGAAACCTTCAACTGGGTCGATCAGGTATCGATCCCGCTGACCACGATGATGCTGGCCACCCTGCTCGACTTTCCGTTCGCGGACCGCGCCAAGCTGACCCGCTGGAGCGACGTCGTCACCACACGCCCGGGCTACGGCCTGGTCGATACCTGGGAGCAGCGCACCGCCGAGTTGATGGAATGCCTCGGCTACTTCCAGAACTTGTGGGACGAGCGTCAGAAGCTGCCGCCGAAGGCCGATCTGATCTCGATGCTGGCCCATTCGCCGGCGATGCAGGGCATGACCCCGACCGACTTCCTCGGCATGCTCGTCCTGCTGATCGTCGGCGGCAACGACACCACGCGCAGCTCGATGTCCGGCAGCGCGATGGCCGCCCATCTGTTCCCGGGCGAGTTCGCCAAGGCCAAGGCTGATCCCTCGCTGCTGGCCAGCATCGTTCCCGAAGTGATCCGCTGGCAGACGCCGATCTCGCACATGCGCCGCACGGCGATCGAGGACGTCGAGTTTCGTGGCCAGCAGATCAGGAAGGGCGACAAGGTGGTGATGTGGTACCTGTCCGGCAACCGCGACGAAGAAGTGATCGACCGGCCACAGGATTTCATCGCCGACCGGCCGCGCGCGCGTCATCACCTGTCGTTCGGCTTCGGCATTCATCGCTGCCTCGGCAACCGTCTCGCCGAACTGCAGATCAAGGTGCTGTGGGAAGAGATGCTCCAGCGCTATTCGCGCATCGAGGTCGTCGGCGAACCGCTGCGGGTGCCGTCGAACCTGATCCACGGCTATGTCGAGATGCAGGTCCGCCTGCACGCCTGA
- a CDS encoding 23S rRNA (adenine(2030)-N(6))-methyltransferase RlmJ, producing MHYRHHYHAGNFADVFKHVLVTGLLTALSRKDKPWAFVDTHAGAGDYNLGDPVADRTGEWRDGIGRLADVSVDAPSTPPAVAAYLRLVRAGNADGGCRFYPGSPPLAQQMLRPALGDRLILCEKIEEVADELRRTMRGSGATIHVRDGYEAHSLLPPPEKRGLVLIDPPFERTDEYEAVSELIRKSVARFANGIYAAWYPIKNTHVASSFVRRVARETGKPTLQLSIEVDTPAREPSPITGVVKHPMSTCGLLVVNPPFGFDAEMRAVLAYLTPILAQGSRAEWTVSFVD from the coding sequence ATGCACTACCGCCACCACTACCACGCCGGCAACTTCGCCGACGTCTTCAAGCATGTCCTCGTCACCGGGCTGCTGACTGCGCTCAGCCGCAAGGACAAGCCCTGGGCTTTTGTTGATACCCATGCCGGCGCGGGCGATTACAACCTCGGTGATCCGGTTGCGGATCGCACCGGCGAGTGGCGCGATGGCATCGGGCGCTTGGCCGATGTTTCGGTCGATGCGCCTTCGACGCCGCCCGCCGTTGCGGCCTATCTGCGGCTGGTTCGGGCGGGCAATGCCGATGGCGGTTGCCGCTTCTATCCGGGTTCACCGCCGCTGGCGCAGCAGATGTTGCGGCCGGCGCTCGGTGATCGGCTGATCCTGTGCGAGAAGATCGAGGAAGTGGCGGACGAACTGCGCCGCACGATGCGCGGTTCGGGGGCGACGATCCATGTTCGCGATGGTTACGAAGCGCATTCCTTGCTGCCGCCACCGGAGAAGCGCGGGCTGGTGCTGATCGATCCGCCGTTCGAGCGTACCGACGAGTACGAGGCGGTATCCGAGCTGATCCGCAAGTCGGTGGCGCGTTTCGCCAATGGCATCTACGCGGCCTGGTATCCGATCAAGAACACCCACGTGGCCTCGAGCTTCGTGCGCCGTGTGGCGCGCGAGACCGGCAAGCCGACCTTGCAGCTGTCGATCGAGGTCGATACTCCGGCGCGAGAGCCGTCGCCGATCACCGGCGTGGTCAAGCATCCGATGTCGACCTGCGGGCTGCTGGTGGTCAATCCGCCGTTCGGTTTCGATGCCGAGATGCGCGCGGTGCTGGCCTACCTCACGCCGATCCTGGCGCAGGGTTCGCGGGCGGAGTGGACGGTCAGCTTCGTCGACTAA
- a CDS encoding 2Fe-2S iron-sulfur cluster-binding protein, giving the protein MPKIIYITSTGTEHAVDADSGSSAMQTAVQHRIPGIDGDCGGVAACGTCHVWVDQKWLDKIGPARPGIEQEMLALTDGATPFSRLACQIELDDSHDGLVLRMPTDQH; this is encoded by the coding sequence ATGCCCAAGATCATCTACATCACGTCCACCGGCACCGAGCATGCCGTCGACGCCGACAGCGGCAGCTCCGCGATGCAGACTGCCGTGCAGCACCGCATTCCCGGCATCGACGGCGACTGCGGGGGCGTGGCCGCCTGCGGCACCTGCCATGTCTGGGTCGATCAGAAGTGGCTGGACAAGATCGGCCCGGCGCGGCCAGGCATCGAGCAGGAGATGCTGGCGCTGACCGATGGCGCGACGCCGTTCAGCCGTCTCGCCTGCCAGATCGAGCTCGACGACAGCCACGACGGCCTCGTGCTGCGGATGCCAACGGATCAGCACTAA
- a CDS encoding cation:proton antiporter domain-containing protein has product MSHELPLIATISVGLGIAFIAGFAAMRLGLPPLVGYLVAGVLVGPFTPGFVADSEIARELAEIGVILLMFGVGTHFSIRDLWSVRRIALPGAIVQIGVATALGYWLATAWWGWPLGGALVFGLSLSVASTVVMLRNLQDRGLVDSANGRIAVGWLVVEDLAMVLALILLPAFASHLGGTAESLTVSSKPLWYTISITFLKIAAFFGLTYAIGLRLFPWLSAALLKSGSRELITLFVTVLAISMAYGAAVTFGVSFALGAFLAGVVVNEAGLTQRFSSQAEVLEHVFAVLFFVSVGMLFDPAVLVRQPLEVLAVLTIIMIGKSLAALAIVLAFRHPLATALTVSASLAQIGEFSFILIGLGVTLGLMPTEGRDLVLAGALLSITLNPMAFRLAARFERRSAQAQADRLASIESMSAPSDLQNHVVLIGYGRVGRVIGKDLHKAGQRFIVIERSRDIVDRLRKRGIPVISGDAAIADLLTQAALDRARLLVLAIPNELETKRIFNLVRAANPALPIVVRAEDDDELEHFRSAGAALALLAENELGHSMSRYVLDQCAQSAKPLALTAE; this is encoded by the coding sequence CTGAGCCACGAACTTCCGCTGATCGCGACCATCTCCGTGGGCCTCGGCATCGCCTTCATTGCCGGCTTCGCGGCGATGCGTCTGGGCCTGCCGCCGCTGGTCGGCTATCTGGTCGCCGGCGTGCTGGTCGGGCCATTCACGCCGGGCTTCGTTGCCGACAGCGAGATCGCCAGGGAACTGGCCGAGATCGGCGTGATCCTGCTGATGTTCGGCGTCGGCACCCATTTCTCGATCCGCGATCTGTGGTCGGTGCGGCGCATCGCCCTGCCCGGCGCGATCGTCCAGATCGGCGTCGCCACCGCGCTCGGCTACTGGCTGGCGACCGCCTGGTGGGGCTGGCCGCTCGGTGGCGCGCTGGTGTTCGGGCTGTCGCTGTCGGTGGCCAGCACCGTGGTGATGCTGCGCAACCTGCAGGACCGCGGCCTGGTCGACAGCGCCAACGGCCGCATCGCGGTCGGCTGGCTGGTGGTCGAGGATCTGGCAATGGTGCTGGCGCTGATCCTGCTGCCGGCGTTCGCCAGCCATCTCGGCGGCACGGCGGAATCGCTGACCGTCAGCAGCAAGCCGCTCTGGTACACGATCTCGATCACCTTCCTGAAGATCGCCGCGTTCTTCGGCCTGACCTACGCGATCGGCCTGCGGCTGTTCCCGTGGCTGTCAGCGGCGCTGCTGAAATCCGGCTCGCGCGAACTGATCACCCTGTTCGTCACCGTATTGGCGATCAGCATGGCCTATGGCGCCGCGGTGACCTTCGGCGTGTCGTTCGCGCTCGGCGCCTTCCTGGCCGGCGTGGTGGTCAATGAAGCCGGCCTGACCCAGCGCTTCTCCAGTCAGGCGGAAGTGCTCGAGCACGTGTTCGCAGTGCTGTTCTTCGTCTCGGTCGGCATGCTGTTCGATCCAGCCGTGCTGGTGCGGCAGCCGCTGGAAGTGCTCGCGGTGCTGACGATCATCATGATCGGCAAGTCGCTGGCGGCGCTGGCGATCGTGCTGGCCTTCCGCCATCCGCTGGCTACGGCGCTGACCGTCTCCGCCAGCCTGGCCCAGATCGGCGAGTTCTCGTTCATCCTGATCGGCCTCGGCGTCACGCTGGGTTTGATGCCGACCGAAGGACGCGATCTGGTGCTGGCCGGCGCGCTGCTGTCGATCACGCTGAACCCGATGGCCTTCCGGCTGGCGGCGCGCTTCGAGCGGCGTTCGGCGCAGGCGCAGGCCGATCGGCTGGCCTCGATCGAATCGATGAGCGCACCGAGCGATCTCCAGAACCATGTGGTGCTGATCGGCTACGGACGGGTCGGCCGGGTGATCGGCAAGGACCTGCACAAGGCCGGGCAGCGCTTCATCGTCATCGAGCGCAGCCGCGATATCGTCGACCGCCTGCGCAAGCGCGGCATCCCGGTGATTTCCGGCGACGCCGCGATCGCCGATCTGCTCACCCAGGCGGCACTGGATCGCGCGCGCCTGCTGGTGCTGGCGATTCCCAACGAGCTGGAAACCAAGCGCATCTTCAATCTGGTGCGTGCCGCCAACCCGGCGCTGCCGATTGTCGTGCGCGCCGAGGACGACGACGAGCTGGAGCATTTCCGCAGCGCCGGCGCGGCGCTGGCACTCCTCGCCGAAAACGAACTCGGCCATTCGATGAGCCGCTACGTGCTCGACCAATGTGCCCAGTCGGCCAAGCCTTTAGCGCTAACCGCCGAGTAG
- a CDS encoding DUF7064 domain-containing protein: MSQNMSQNYEQYEGLISGNGNPRWSQSYYYNAYDPATKTGVLIRIGLLENAPEANTWLIAFKDGLPVFTRTNLNLPYTTTRPLEGLELAGMRVHAEVPLKRTRITFAMQDFSLDLVWDELQPMEDCIAMTQDKEGSFAREIAHIHLEGTSTVSGHLIHRGTRMELNGQGFRDIAAGPRNWDALQHYRLAWPIFDNGMALSGIRGISTHGGSAYMRMFHDGQRWLRVTHIEDQLEFGAEPFTVTSAHWRFTDELDRSYEFTAKPLFSWLFPLDTFVLREQWMEYRMSDGTLGYGLFETGYRLPWNGLA; encoded by the coding sequence ATGTCCCAGAACATGTCTCAAAACTACGAGCAATACGAAGGCCTGATCTCCGGCAACGGCAACCCGCGTTGGAGCCAGAGCTACTACTACAACGCCTATGACCCGGCGACCAAGACCGGTGTGCTGATCCGCATCGGCCTGCTGGAGAACGCGCCCGAAGCCAACACCTGGCTGATCGCGTTCAAGGACGGCCTGCCGGTTTTTACCCGCACCAATCTGAACCTGCCGTACACGACCACGCGCCCGCTCGAGGGCCTGGAACTGGCCGGCATGCGCGTGCACGCCGAAGTGCCGCTGAAGCGCACGCGAATCACCTTCGCGATGCAGGATTTTTCGCTCGATCTGGTCTGGGACGAATTGCAGCCGATGGAAGACTGCATCGCCATGACCCAGGACAAGGAAGGCTCGTTCGCTCGCGAGATCGCCCATATCCATCTCGAAGGCACATCGACCGTCAGCGGCCATCTGATCCATCGCGGCACGCGCATGGAACTCAACGGCCAGGGCTTCCGCGACATCGCCGCCGGCCCGCGCAACTGGGACGCGCTGCAGCACTATCGCCTGGCCTGGCCGATCTTCGACAACGGCATGGCGCTGTCCGGCATCCGCGGCATCTCGACCCACGGCGGCTCGGCCTACATGCGCATGTTCCACGACGGCCAACGCTGGCTGCGCGTGACGCACATCGAAGACCAGCTCGAATTCGGCGCCGAGCCGTTCACCGTCACCAGCGCCCACTGGCGCTTCACCGACGAACTCGACCGCAGCTACGAATTCACCGCGAAGCCGCTGTTCAGCTGGCTGTTCCCGCTCGATACCTTCGTGCTGCGCGAGCAGTGGATGGAATACCGGATGAGCGACGGCACGTTGGGCTACGGCCTGTTCGAAACCGGCTATCGCCTGCCCTGGAACGGACTTGCTTAG
- a CDS encoding LuxR C-terminal-related transcriptional regulator yields the protein MPKSSRPRAGNGGSAATERKVGRSDPPAFVFEPLRTAILDRVLGSGGLSNKLLGIVAPVGYGKTVLMSQLMADLQRAGKQCLWYALDERDTTADAVIGGLRSLLQTRPSKLHPTQALFSGDESVDRHIDALIDTLNRYPLPITLFIDNLHYCNEPALGRLLDRLCFATRASVNLVLSGTSALPLNSTRAVLEGLIRSIGPADLSFGVDEVGRLLGPELCAALGKAGVAAVAQQTEGWPAATRMAQIILAGSATPRTALDGFAGTDEGLAYLLNRQVLSGFSPEAREFLLVISLLRSFCLDLCRHASGDPRAAEWLDDLVQRNVFIIPLDRNGDWYRLHGLFRDYLVREAGRGLSDSRRRAVMRRAALWCEKHGYWREAVDYALASESPATACQMLERIAQSFVRDRGDVLQYLRWIEVLHDRKIEAGPEAEFWYIWALAFCRRYEQARRHSARLSARLATQDGDSAVLQRRLAILRISIDSLSDHLNDAYAGAIHWMASARDDDDPFNVAAATCIAAGYHVSHFHFAEARRSIQGARQAAFQTGSAYVDGWVSAYASLAPIYEGDCATAYAALVVALDAAREALGGPAGISSNLALLAARCAIDMGLASEARQLVQYGLKAVRTHGFLEATALGVEAAVLLWTGVDDDVVALATLHEIAAVYPPRLAQMLSCFLIRRLLELGRVQEAVDEAARLGLNEPGALAEQRRIPQMRELIVATELELLIAEGRQKQAEAVIATALNEARKSGRQARLIELLLLRGQLAAATQRDSLLRRDLVQAIRIATPRRIVRPFLRHAETLATTLSELKPGDAGLASVDEQRFFNELCGRLSSVPAKGRDAGRQGAEPKLLGKLTRRELELLQLLATGLNNQQLADHGEVSLTTIKWHLQNLYAKLDVSSRSAALAQARVLNLLGG from the coding sequence TTGCCGAAATCGAGCCGCCCGCGCGCCGGCAACGGCGGAAGTGCCGCGACCGAACGCAAGGTCGGCCGCAGCGATCCGCCGGCCTTCGTCTTCGAGCCGCTGCGCACTGCGATCCTCGATCGCGTGCTCGGCAGCGGCGGGCTGTCGAACAAGCTGCTCGGCATCGTCGCCCCCGTCGGCTATGGCAAGACGGTGCTGATGTCGCAGCTGATGGCCGATCTGCAACGCGCCGGCAAGCAATGCCTCTGGTACGCGCTCGACGAACGCGACACCACCGCCGATGCGGTGATCGGCGGCCTGCGCAGCCTGCTGCAGACGCGGCCCTCGAAGCTGCATCCGACCCAGGCGCTGTTCAGCGGCGACGAAAGCGTCGACCGGCACATCGACGCGCTGATCGACACGCTGAACCGCTATCCGCTGCCGATCACCCTGTTCATCGACAACCTGCACTACTGCAACGAACCGGCGCTGGGCCGGCTGCTCGATCGCCTGTGTTTCGCCACGCGCGCCAGCGTCAACCTGGTGCTCAGTGGCACCAGTGCCTTGCCGCTGAACAGCACGCGGGCGGTGCTGGAAGGCTTGATCCGCAGCATCGGCCCGGCGGACCTCAGCTTCGGCGTCGACGAAGTTGGGCGGCTGCTCGGGCCGGAGCTGTGCGCCGCACTGGGCAAGGCTGGCGTCGCCGCCGTCGCGCAGCAGACCGAAGGCTGGCCGGCGGCCACACGAATGGCGCAGATCATCCTCGCCGGCAGTGCCACGCCACGCACCGCGCTGGATGGCTTCGCCGGCACCGATGAAGGCCTGGCCTATCTGCTGAATCGCCAGGTGCTGTCCGGCTTTTCACCGGAGGCGCGCGAGTTCCTGCTGGTCATCAGCCTGTTGCGCAGCTTCTGCCTGGATCTCTGCCGCCACGCCAGCGGCGATCCGCGCGCGGCCGAATGGCTCGACGATCTGGTCCAGCGCAACGTCTTCATCATTCCGCTCGATCGCAATGGCGACTGGTATCGACTGCACGGTCTGTTCCGCGACTACCTGGTGCGTGAAGCCGGACGCGGCTTGAGCGACAGCCGCCGTCGCGCCGTGATGCGCCGCGCCGCGCTCTGGTGCGAGAAGCACGGCTACTGGCGCGAAGCCGTCGATTACGCGCTGGCTTCGGAATCACCGGCCACGGCCTGCCAGATGCTCGAGCGCATCGCCCAGTCGTTTGTGCGGGATCGCGGTGACGTGCTGCAGTACCTGCGCTGGATCGAAGTGCTGCACGACCGCAAGATCGAAGCCGGACCGGAAGCGGAGTTCTGGTACATCTGGGCGCTGGCCTTCTGCCGGCGCTATGAGCAGGCGCGCCGGCACAGTGCGCGTCTGTCGGCGCGGCTGGCGACCCAGGATGGCGACAGCGCCGTGCTGCAGCGCCGGCTGGCGATCCTGCGCATCTCCATCGACAGCCTCAGTGATCACCTCAACGATGCCTACGCCGGTGCTATTCACTGGATGGCTTCGGCGCGCGATGACGATGATCCGTTCAATGTCGCCGCCGCGACCTGCATCGCCGCCGGCTACCACGTCAGCCATTTCCACTTCGCCGAGGCGCGGCGCTCGATCCAGGGCGCGCGTCAAGCCGCGTTCCAGACTGGCAGCGCCTATGTCGATGGCTGGGTCTCGGCCTACGCCTCGCTGGCACCGATCTACGAAGGCGATTGCGCGACCGCCTATGCGGCGCTGGTGGTGGCGCTCGATGCTGCCCGCGAAGCACTCGGCGGCCCGGCTGGCATCAGCAGCAATCTGGCGCTGCTGGCGGCCCGCTGCGCGATCGACATGGGCCTCGCCAGCGAGGCGCGGCAGCTGGTGCAATACGGCCTGAAAGCGGTGCGCACCCATGGCTTTCTCGAAGCCACGGCGCTTGGCGTCGAAGCCGCGGTGCTGCTCTGGACCGGCGTCGACGACGACGTGGTGGCCCTGGCCACGCTGCACGAGATCGCCGCGGTCTATCCGCCGCGGCTGGCGCAGATGCTGTCCTGCTTCCTGATCCGGCGCCTGCTCGAACTCGGCCGCGTGCAGGAGGCGGTCGACGAAGCGGCGCGGCTCGGCCTCAACGAGCCGGGTGCCTTGGCCGAGCAGCGACGCATCCCGCAGATGCGCGAGTTGATCGTCGCCACCGAACTGGAGCTGCTGATCGCCGAAGGCCGCCAGAAGCAGGCCGAAGCGGTGATCGCCACGGCGCTGAACGAGGCGCGCAAGAGCGGCCGCCAGGCGAGGTTGATCGAGCTGCTGTTGCTGCGCGGCCAGCTCGCCGCCGCGACCCAGCGCGACAGCCTGCTGCGCCGCGATCTGGTGCAGGCGATCCGCATCGCCACGCCACGGCGAATCGTCCGGCCGTTCCTGCGCCATGCCGAAACGCTGGCCACCACGTTGTCGGAACTGAAACCAGGCGACGCCGGCCTGGCCTCAGTCGACGAGCAGCGCTTCTTCAACGAGCTCTGCGGGCGCCTGAGTTCAGTGCCGGCGAAGGGCCGCGACGCAGGCAGGCAAGGGGCCGAGCCGAAACTGCTCGGCAAGCTGACTCGCCGCGAACTCGAACTGCTGCAGCTGCTGGCCACCGGCCTTAACAATCAGCAGCTCGCCGATCACGGCGAGGTGTCGCTGACCACGATCAAATGGCATTTGCAGAACCTGTACGCGAAGCTCGATGTGTCGAGCCGCTCGGCGGCACTGGCGCAGGCGCGGGTGCTGAATCTACTCGGCGGTTAG
- a CDS encoding SulP family inorganic anion transporter, with amino-acid sequence MIAVTEAAKAGLFARRHWLPNLMAGLLVGVVSLPLSMAFAIASGVKPEQGLHTAVIAGLIVALFGGTRNQIAGPTGAFVVILAGVTAQYGVDGLILASFMAGAILIAFGLARLGNVIRFIPSPVVLGFTAGIGLVIFISQWPSYFGLADPGSGHFHERLWRLLQALPNADPVTTMLANGSLLLMLVGPRIPGLSRVPGPLLAMLAATLTQAHFQFDSVITIGKAYGAIPAGLPAFSPPVITATRLVELLPAAFSIALLGALESLLSAVVADKIAGTRHDANQELIAQGAANLVTPLFGGFAASGALARTATSIRNGATGPLAGITHAAMLLAILLFFAPYAANVPLCALAAILFGVSWKMSEMPRLKQMIVTAPRGDIAVLAITFVLTVFADLIVAVNIGVIVAMLLFLRRMASSVAVTREDDGSRAASLSAAGVDPATAVEILSIDGPLFFGAIGTLEQALAPLPAGRSVIFRLHRVPFMDITGIEALADAISSLERRDQRVRLCEANPRVLGKLVRAGLVSRSLPPRYFRTLELALTDSALPHA; translated from the coding sequence ATGATCGCGGTCACCGAAGCGGCGAAAGCCGGGCTGTTCGCGCGGCGGCACTGGCTGCCGAACCTGATGGCCGGCTTGCTGGTCGGCGTGGTGTCACTGCCGCTGTCGATGGCTTTCGCGATCGCCTCCGGCGTCAAGCCGGAACAGGGCCTGCACACGGCGGTGATCGCCGGCCTAATCGTCGCCCTGTTCGGCGGCACGCGGAATCAGATCGCCGGGCCGACCGGCGCCTTCGTGGTGATCCTCGCCGGCGTCACCGCCCAGTACGGCGTCGACGGCCTGATCCTGGCCAGCTTCATGGCCGGCGCCATCCTGATCGCCTTCGGCCTGGCGCGGCTCGGCAATGTCATCCGCTTCATCCCGAGCCCGGTGGTTCTCGGCTTCACCGCCGGCATCGGCCTGGTGATCTTCATCAGCCAGTGGCCTTCTTACTTCGGCCTCGCGGACCCTGGCAGCGGCCATTTCCACGAACGCCTGTGGCGCTTGCTGCAGGCGTTGCCGAATGCCGATCCGGTGACCACGATGCTGGCCAATGGCAGTCTGCTACTGATGCTCGTCGGCCCACGCATTCCCGGCCTGTCCCGCGTGCCCGGCCCCTTGCTGGCGATGCTCGCCGCGACGCTGACGCAGGCGCATTTCCAGTTCGACAGCGTCATCACAATCGGCAAGGCCTACGGCGCGATCCCGGCCGGTCTGCCGGCGTTCTCGCCGCCGGTGATCACCGCCACCCGCCTCGTCGAACTGCTGCCGGCGGCGTTCTCGATCGCCCTGCTCGGCGCGCTGGAATCGCTGCTGTCGGCAGTAGTCGCCGACAAGATCGCCGGCACTCGTCACGACGCCAATCAGGAACTGATCGCCCAAGGCGCGGCGAATCTGGTGACGCCGCTGTTCGGCGGCTTCGCGGCCAGCGGTGCGCTGGCCCGCACCGCCACCAGCATCCGCAATGGCGCCACCGGCCCGCTGGCGGGCATCACCCATGCGGCGATGCTGCTGGCGATCCTGCTGTTCTTCGCGCCGTACGCCGCCAATGTGCCGCTGTGCGCGCTGGCCGCGATCCTGTTCGGCGTGTCCTGGAAGATGAGCGAAATGCCGCGCCTGAAGCAGATGATCGTCACCGCGCCGCGCGGCGACATCGCGGTGCTAGCGATCACTTTCGTGCTGACCGTGTTCGCCGACCTGATCGTTGCCGTCAACATCGGCGTCATCGTCGCGATGCTGCTATTCCTGCGCCGCATGGCCTCGTCGGTGGCGGTCACCCGCGAGGACGACGGCAGCCGCGCCGCCAGCCTGAGCGCCGCTGGCGTCGATCCCGCCACGGCCGTCGAAATCCTGAGCATCGACGGCCCGCTGTTCTTCGGCGCGATCGGCACGCTCGAACAGGCGCTCGCGCCGCTCCCGGCTGGGCGCAGCGTCATCTTCCGCCTGCATCGCGTGCCGTTCATGGACATCACCGGCATCGAGGCGCTGGCCGATGCGATCAGCAGCCTGGAGCGTCGCGACCAGCGCGTGCGGCTCTGCGAAGCGAACCCGCGCGTGCTCGGCAAGCTGGTGCGCGCCGGACTGGTGAGTCGCAGCCTGCCGCCTCGCTACTTCCGCACGCTTGAACTGGCGCTGACCGACAGCGCACTGCCGCACGCCTGA
- a CDS encoding OmpP1/FadL family transporter has protein sequence MTPFLRQLFTVGALLASVATAQAAELARVEGFGPVSRGLGGGGLAHPTGAAAMLLNPAELLSIQGEHEFQFQFTEIQARVEVINTATGERARNLGYGANRGPYDLPEVAFAIRRGNFAFGTGLFAAGGFGVEFGRDTFLSRTTTNNVVTGLPASSRIGALRIPLAIAWRPHPQWRIGASLDYVNSSVNLASLLDAQQVGGLIASGRATGSLVPVLAGIPNLSGAHFDFIRNNYLASALTSQGIGGRLGVTWQPTPATAVALGYEFKTLLANYSGRGALTAIDADNNQIVLPGTGKLPRLQFPDAWLIGLSQRLTSHFAVVADLRHMFWSKSFGNTVVAFRSDDGGDLRVSLPTGFRDITTLSLGAEWQFLPAWTLRAGGSHTFQQLQDSGALSAAFSTTTRNHLTSTLVWRLATAHELGLGMSYGFTPAVYNPGGNVNSVPPIEVRNRQFNPVLSYGYRF, from the coding sequence ATGACCCCTTTCCTCCGCCAGCTGTTCACCGTCGGCGCCTTGCTCGCATCGGTCGCCACGGCGCAGGCGGCCGAGCTGGCAAGAGTCGAAGGCTTCGGCCCGGTATCTCGGGGTCTCGGTGGCGGTGGCCTTGCCCATCCGACGGGTGCGGCGGCGATGCTGCTCAATCCGGCCGAGTTGCTGTCGATCCAGGGCGAGCACGAGTTCCAGTTCCAGTTCACCGAGATCCAGGCGCGAGTCGAGGTGATCAACACGGCAACCGGCGAGCGCGCACGCAACCTCGGCTACGGCGCCAACCGTGGGCCCTACGACCTCCCGGAAGTCGCCTTCGCCATCCGCCGCGGCAACTTCGCATTCGGCACCGGCCTGTTCGCGGCGGGTGGCTTCGGCGTCGAATTCGGGCGCGATACCTTTCTGTCGCGCACCACCACCAACAATGTCGTGACCGGCCTGCCCGCGTCGTCGCGCATCGGCGCGCTGCGGATTCCGCTGGCGATCGCCTGGCGGCCGCATCCGCAATGGCGCATCGGTGCCAGCCTCGATTACGTCAATTCCTCGGTCAACCTGGCCAGCCTGCTCGATGCCCAGCAGGTCGGCGGCCTGATCGCCTCGGGCCGCGCGACCGGCAGCCTGGTGCCGGTGCTGGCCGGTATCCCGAATCTGTCCGGCGCGCACTTCGACTTCATCCGCAACAACTATCTGGCCTCGGCGCTGACCAGCCAGGGCATCGGCGGCCGGCTTGGCGTCACCTGGCAGCCGACGCCGGCAACGGCGGTCGCTCTCGGCTACGAGTTCAAGACCCTGCTGGCCAACTATTCGGGACGCGGCGCGCTCACCGCGATCGACGCCGACAACAACCAGATCGTCCTGCCCGGCACCGGCAAGCTGCCGCGCCTGCAGTTCCCGGACGCCTGGCTGATCGGCCTCTCGCAGCGGCTGACGTCGCACTTCGCGGTGGTCGCCGATCTGCGTCACATGTTCTGGTCCAAGTCCTTCGGCAACACCGTGGTCGCCTTTCGATCAGATGATGGCGGCGATCTGCGCGTATCGCTGCCGACCGGCTTCCGCGACATCACCACCTTGTCCCTTGGCGCCGAGTGGCAGTTCCTGCCGGCCTGGACCTTGCGCGCCGGCGGCTCACACACGTTCCAGCAACTGCAGGACAGCGGCGCACTGAGTGCCGCGTTCTCGACCACCACCCGCAACCACCTGACCTCGACTCTGGTCTGGCGACTCGCCACCGCTCACGAGCTGGGTCTGGGCATGAGCTATGGCTTCACACCAGCGGTCTACAACCCGGGCGGCAACGTCAACAGCGTGCCGCCGATCGAAGTCCGCAATCGCCAGTTCAATCCGGTGCTGAGCTATGGCTACCGGTTCTAG